A section of the Choristoneura fumiferana chromosome 5, NRCan_CFum_1, whole genome shotgun sequence genome encodes:
- the Pef gene encoding penta-EF-hand domain containing protein peflin, which produces MGAGGGISPQVQQWFRAVDKDQSGFITADELKSALVNAQGKTFSHTACSLMIGMFDKDRSGHINVEEFDKLYTYVNQWLTVFKTYDLDQSGQIDESELTKALSQMGFRFSPDFINFLSKRCDPKEGKVSVDEFIVLCVQIQRFTEAFRARDTQQNGTVTIGFEDFLTVALSCSI; this is translated from the exons ATGGGGGCCGGGGGTGGCATCTCGCCTCAAGTACAACAATGGTTCCGCGCAGTCGACAAAGACCAATCAGGGTTCATCACCGCTGACGAACTCAAGTCAGCGCTGGTGAACGCACAAGGAAAAACTTTCTCGCATACCGCTTGCAGTTTGATGATtg ggATGTTCGATAAAGATCGTTCCGGCCACATAAATGTAGAAGAATTTGATAAGTTGTACACTTACGTCAACCAATGGTTAACAGTCTTCAAGACCTATGATCTAGATCAATCTGGGCAGATAGATGAGTCAGAATTAACTAAAG CTTTATCACAAATGGGTTTCCGCTTCTCACCAGACTTCATTAACTTTTTGAGTAAACGCTGTGATCCAAAGGAAGGGAAAGTCTCTGTGGACGAGTTTATAGTACTCTGTGTGCAAATACAGCGTTTTACAGAAGCATTTAGAGCGCGCGATACGCAGCAAAACGGGACAGTCACCATCGGTTTTGAAGACTTCTTGACGGTAGCCCTGAGCTGCTCAATTTAG
- the LOC141427680 gene encoding grancalcin-like, whose translation MAYNPNYGQQPGYGQPPPGQLEVGHGPYPSMGAGVASRLKYNNGSAQSTKTIRFITADELKSALVNAQGKTFSHTACSLMIGMFDKDRSGHINVEEFDKLYTYVNQWLTVFKTYDLDQSGQIDESELTKVVHLLKKENQTGVTTKNKYSIISQSGTSNIPAPPPTPPSPL comes from the exons ccTAATTACGGCCAACAACCGGGTTACGGGCAACCGCCACCGGGCCAGTTGGAGGTGGGCCATGGCCCCTACCCGTCGATGGGGGCCGGGGTGGCATCTCGCCTCAAGTACAACAATGGTTCCGCGCAGTCGACAAAGACCATCAGGTTCATCACCGCTGACGAACTCAAGTCAGCGCTGGTGAACGCACAAGGAAAAACTTTCTCGCATACCGCTTGCAGTTTGATGATtg ggATGTTCGATAAAGATCGTTCCGGCCACATAAATGTAGAAGAATTTGATAAGTTGTACACTTACGTCAACCAATGGTTAACAGTCTTCAAGACCTATGATCTAGATCAATCTGGGCAGATAGATGAGTCAGAATTAACTAAAG ttgtccacttattaaaaaaagaaaaccagACTGGCGTcactacaaaaaataagtacagtATAATCTCACAATCCGGCACATCCAATATTCCCGCACCCCCGCCCACGCCTCCCTCGCCCCTCTGA